Genomic window (Aquipuribacter hungaricus):
GGCGTGGTCGTCGCCCGCGGCGAGCCCGTCGTCCGCACGCTGCTGGCCGACCCCGTCCGCCGACCCGACGCGCTCCCGGGCATGCTCCGCTCCGGCCTGCTGCCCGCCGGCGACCTGCTGGGCCTGGTGCGCCTGGTGGCCCGTGCGGTCCTCACCCCGGTCCCCAGGCTCGAGCGCGCACCCGACGTCGGCTGGCACGCCGCGTTCGACGCCGCAGGCCTCACCGGCCCGCTGCGCCGCCAGGTCGTGGAGCCCTTCCTCACCGGCACCCTCGCCGACGCCGACGGGACCACCTCGCGGCGCTACGTCGACCTGCTGCTGCGCTCCTTCGTCGCTGCGGGCCTGCTCGGTTCCCCCGGTCTACCGGTGGGCGGCATGCAGGCGTTCTCCGACGCGGTGGCCGCCCCCCTGCCCGCCGGCAGCGTCCGCACGGGCGCCCGCGTCCGTGCGACGACGCGGGGGCCGGACGGCTGGCAGGTGTCCGGCGACCACGCCGACGGACCGTTCCAGGTGCGCGCGCGCACGCTCGTCCTGGCCGGGGCGGCCCCCGCCACCGGCGCGCTGCTGGGCCGTCCCACCCCGCCCGACCGCGTCCTCACGACCGTCTGGCACGTGAGCGAGGAGCCCCTGGGCACCGGGCGGCGCGGCCGCTACCTCCACGTCTCCGGGGACGGCAGCCACCGCCGTCGTCACGGCCTGGTCAACACCGTCGTGGTCAGCCGCAGCGCGCCCGGCTACCTCCCGCCCCGCCTGGACGGTCGCGCCGACCTCGTCGCGACGACGGTCCTCGGCACCCTCGGCGAGCGGGCGGGCGAGCGTCCCGCGGCAGTGCTGGCCTCCGTCCGCGACCAGGCCGCCCGGGTGCTCGGCACCTCCCCCCGGCTGCTCGGCCACGAGGTCGCCGTGCACGAGGTGGTCGACGCCCTCCCCCGCCGGGACCTGCCCCTGCGGACCCGTCGTCCCGTGGACCTCGGCGACGGCCTGGTCGTCGTCGGCGACCACCG
Coding sequences:
- a CDS encoding flavin monoamine oxidase family protein; protein product: MPARAGTPAGPSPVDASAPPASADVVVVGAGLAGLACARELMGSGLDVLVLEADDEVGGRVRTDDVDGVLVDRGFQLLNPTYPALPRVVDVDALRLQPLGAGVVVARGEPVVRTLLADPVRRPDALPGMLRSGLLPAGDLLGLVRLVARAVLTPVPRLERAPDVGWHAAFDAAGLTGPLRRQVVEPFLTGTLADADGTTSRRYVDLLLRSFVAAGLLGSPGLPVGGMQAFSDAVAAPLPAGSVRTGARVRATTRGPDGWQVSGDHADGPFQVRARTLVLAGAAPATGALLGRPTPPDRVLTTVWHVSEEPLGTGRRGRYLHVSGDGSHRRRHGLVNTVVVSRSAPGYLPPRLDGRADLVATTVLGTLGERAGERPAAVLASVRDQAARVLGTSPRLLGHEVAVHEVVDALPRRDLPLRTRRPVDLGDGLVVVGDHRDTPSIQGALVSGRRGAGAVLAHLGLRPAGSAETGSDGTYGGSSTADSSSSPRGTAPTGGTTPTHPEATRAR